In Candidatus Zixiibacteriota bacterium, a single genomic region encodes these proteins:
- the nuoK gene encoding NADH-quinone oxidoreductase subunit NuoK, giving the protein MGLGHYLSLAAILFGIGFFGALTRRNAIGLLMSIELMFNSVNINLVAFNRYITPSDFTGQVFAVFTIVIAAAEVTVGLAIVLLIYRNFRDVFVDNINLMKW; this is encoded by the coding sequence ATCGGACTCGGTCATTATCTCTCGCTCGCCGCCATCCTTTTCGGCATCGGCTTCTTCGGCGCCCTCACGCGCCGCAACGCCATCGGCCTGCTGATGTCGATCGAGCTGATGTTCAATTCCGTGAACATCAACCTCGTCGCCTTCAACCGCTACATCACTCCGAGCGACTTTACCGGACAGGTCTTTGCCGTCTTCACGATCGTCATCGCCGCCGCGGAAGTCACCGTCGGCCTCGCGATCGTGCTCCTGATCTATCGCAACTTCCGCGACGTGTTCGTGGACAACATCAACCTGATGAAGTGGTGA
- a CDS encoding NADH-quinone oxidoreductase subunit J yields the protein MESGFIPYLFYLFAFMIVVSGILVVTLRDIFHCALMLVICMFSVAGIYVLLGADFIAAVQVLIYVGAVSVLMIFAIMLTARVSGVGIKQQNEQTPLALIATLLFIAITVFGLGKSIWNLKTAAVPEQTVKSLGQLLLTTYVVPFEIVSVVLLAALIGAIVIARRT from the coding sequence ATGGAATCCGGATTCATCCCGTACCTGTTCTACCTCTTTGCCTTTATGATCGTGGTTTCGGGTATTCTTGTTGTCACGTTGCGCGACATCTTCCACTGCGCCCTGATGCTGGTCATCTGCATGTTCTCCGTCGCCGGCATCTACGTCTTGCTCGGTGCGGACTTCATCGCCGCCGTCCAGGTACTGATCTACGTCGGCGCTGTCTCGGTACTGATGATCTTTGCGATCATGCTTACCGCCCGCGTTTCCGGCGTTGGCATCAAACAACAGAATGAACAAACACCGCTGGCGCTGATCGCCACCTTACTCTTCATCGCGATTACCGTCTTCGGCCTCGGCAAGTCGATCTGGAATTTGAAAACCGCCGCAGTACCCGAGCAGACCGTCAAGTCACTCGGCCAATTGCTGCTGACGACCTATGTCGTACCCTTTGAAATCGTCTCGGTCGTCCTGCTGGCGGCCCTGATCGGCGCTATTGTGATTGCCCGGAGAACCTGA
- a CDS encoding NADH-quinone oxidoreductase subunit I: MTTAYNIGFFSGIKNLLIGLGVTLRHLFSRAITLQYPTERWEMPERSRGVVVLLSDKETGELNCTACILCAKACPVGAIRIQRHRGEDKRWKLDSFNIDNTICCYCGLCEEACNFDAIKLTPKYEFSAYDKASLDYDVHRLQELGRDVDYVPTAKKAAPKPATPAIATTSPADIATMPKPAVTPAAPQAPPAADTATDQKGEGA; this comes from the coding sequence ATGACGACGGCCTACAATATCGGCTTCTTCTCCGGGATCAAAAATCTTCTGATCGGTCTCGGCGTAACTCTGCGCCACCTGTTCAGTCGCGCCATTACCTTGCAGTATCCAACCGAGCGGTGGGAAATGCCGGAACGCTCGCGCGGCGTCGTCGTGCTGCTCTCGGACAAGGAAACCGGCGAACTCAACTGCACCGCCTGCATCCTCTGCGCGAAGGCCTGTCCCGTCGGCGCGATTCGCATCCAGCGCCACCGTGGCGAGGACAAACGCTGGAAATTGGATTCCTTTAACATCGACAATACGATTTGCTGCTACTGCGGCCTCTGTGAGGAAGCCTGCAATTTCGACGCGATCAAGCTGACGCCGAAGTACGAGTTCTCCGCCTATGACAAGGCCAGCCTCGATTACGACGTCCATCGGCTGCAGGAACTGGGGCGCGACGTCGACTACGTCCCGACCGCCAAGAAGGCCGCGCCCAAACCGGCAACGCCGGCGATCGCCACAACCAGCCCGGCCGATATCGCCACGATGCCGAAGCCGGCGGTGACTCCGGCCGCGCCGCAAGCTCCACCGGCCGCCGATACCGCCACCGACCAGAAGGGAGAGGGTGCCTGA
- the nuoH gene encoding NADH-quinone oxidoreductase subunit NuoH has product MELTSILAWLEKQLLALVEWIGLPLWVAQLLEMLVAAAVVIAMCLLVVLFLVWWERKLSGHFQQRFGPMRTGWHGWLQTIADAIKLIQKEDIIPRSVDRKVFFWAPVICFVSSYAAFAAIPWGEGLIPTDLNIGILYILSITTFVVISLLMAGWSSNNKYALLGGMRSAAQIVSYEVPLTLSVLGVVMIVGSLSMVAIVEAQEKIYQWFVFRQPLGFLIYLIAATAETNRAPFDIPEAEQELVAGFNIEYSGMKFAMFFLAEFLNLFLVAAIATTLFLGGWQGPFLPSWLWFILKTTFVIFLIIWFKWTYPRLRVDQLMEFCWKVLLPLAFLNLIISGLLEYVLRG; this is encoded by the coding sequence ATGGAACTGACTTCTATCCTGGCCTGGCTCGAAAAGCAACTGCTCGCCCTCGTCGAGTGGATCGGCCTGCCGCTTTGGGTCGCCCAACTGCTGGAAATGCTCGTCGCGGCCGCTGTCGTCATTGCCATGTGTCTGCTGGTAGTGCTGTTCCTGGTCTGGTGGGAACGCAAGCTCTCCGGTCACTTCCAGCAGCGCTTCGGCCCGATGCGCACCGGCTGGCACGGCTGGCTGCAGACGATCGCCGATGCCATCAAGCTGATTCAGAAGGAAGACATCATCCCCCGGTCCGTCGACCGCAAGGTCTTCTTCTGGGCGCCGGTGATCTGCTTTGTCTCCTCCTATGCCGCCTTCGCCGCCATCCCGTGGGGTGAGGGGCTGATCCCGACTGATCTCAACATCGGCATTCTCTATATCCTGTCGATCACAACCTTTGTCGTCATTTCGTTGCTGATGGCCGGCTGGTCGTCGAACAACAAGTACGCGCTCCTCGGCGGCATGCGCTCTGCCGCACAAATCGTCAGCTACGAAGTCCCCCTGACGCTTTCCGTCCTCGGCGTCGTCATGATCGTTGGGTCGCTCTCGATGGTCGCCATCGTGGAAGCACAGGAAAAAATCTATCAGTGGTTTGTCTTCCGCCAGCCGCTCGGTTTCCTCATCTACCTGATCGCGGCTACCGCCGAGACCAACCGCGCGCCGTTTGACATCCCCGAGGCCGAGCAGGAACTTGTCGCCGGATTCAACATCGAATACTCCGGCATGAAGTTCGCCATGTTCTTCCTCGCCGAATTCCTGAATCTGTTCCTGGTCGCGGCGATCGCCACGACCCTCTTCCTCGGTGGTTGGCAGGGACCGTTCCTGCCGTCTTGGCTCTGGTTTATCCTCAAGACGACCTTTGTGATCTTTTTGATCATCTGGTTTAAGTGGACCTATCCGCGCCTACGCGTCGACCAGCTTATGGAATTCTGCTGGAAAGTCCTGTTGCCGCTGGCGTTTCTCAATCTGATCATCTCCGGCCTGCTGGAATACGTGCTGCGAGGGTAG
- a CDS encoding NADH-quinone oxidoreductase subunit D: MNEATPTQYSEEFEVNMGPQHPSTHGVLRLMLRMNGENIVHATPYIGYLHRAIEKICENRTYAQCIPLLDRFEYVTAMAAEEVFCLATERVAGVEVPERAEYLRVIMLEFNRIASHLIFLGTFSLDLGAITPFLYCLREREQIMDLFEMTAGQRLTYNYIRVGGVNADIPEDFLPLARKFVDTFQHRVDDYEAILTENPIFLARTKNVGIVSEDIAVKYAASGPVLRASGIKWDLRRDDPYSIYDRFKFEIPTGTVGDTWDRYMVRVKELRQSNEIVRQALDQLPQGEIKAKLKGVFKPPVGEAYARIENARGEMGCHIVSDGSAKPYRVKLRGGSFNHTQMIPAIAPGMMIADLVATFASLDVILPEVDR; the protein is encoded by the coding sequence ATGAACGAAGCGACGCCGACGCAATACTCCGAAGAGTTTGAAGTCAACATGGGTCCCCAGCACCCGTCGACGCACGGGGTGCTCCGGCTCATGCTGCGAATGAACGGCGAGAATATCGTTCACGCCACTCCCTACATCGGTTATCTCCACCGTGCAATCGAGAAGATTTGCGAGAACCGTACCTACGCGCAGTGCATCCCGCTGCTCGATCGCTTCGAGTACGTCACCGCGATGGCCGCCGAAGAGGTCTTCTGCCTGGCGACCGAACGCGTCGCCGGTGTCGAAGTCCCCGAGCGCGCCGAGTACCTGCGCGTCATCATGCTCGAGTTCAATCGCATTGCCTCGCACCTGATCTTTCTCGGCACCTTCTCGCTCGACCTCGGCGCCATCACGCCGTTTCTCTACTGTTTGCGCGAGCGCGAACAAATCATGGACCTCTTCGAAATGACCGCTGGCCAGCGCCTGACCTACAATTACATTCGCGTCGGCGGCGTCAATGCCGACATCCCTGAGGATTTCTTGCCGCTGGCGCGCAAATTCGTCGACACCTTCCAGCATCGGGTCGACGACTACGAGGCTATCCTGACCGAGAACCCGATCTTCCTGGCCCGCACCAAGAACGTCGGTATCGTCTCAGAGGATATCGCCGTCAAGTACGCCGCGTCCGGCCCGGTACTTCGCGCCTCTGGTATCAAGTGGGATTTGCGCCGTGACGATCCGTATTCGATTTACGACCGCTTTAAGTTCGAGATTCCGACCGGCACCGTTGGCGACACTTGGGATCGCTACATGGTGCGCGTCAAGGAACTGCGCCAATCGAACGAAATCGTCCGCCAGGCGCTCGACCAACTGCCGCAAGGTGAGATTAAGGCCAAACTCAAAGGCGTGTTCAAGCCGCCGGTCGGCGAAGCTTACGCGCGTATCGAAAACGCCCGCGGTGAGATGGGCTGCCATATCGTCTCGGACGGCTCAGCCAAACCGTATCGAGTCAAACTCCGCGGCGGGTCATTCAATCACACCCAGATGATTCCCGCGATCGCGCCCGGAATGATGATCGCCGATCTGGTCGCGACCTTCGCCTCGCTTGATGTCATTCTCCCCGAGGTTGACCGGTAA
- a CDS encoding NADH-quinone oxidoreductase subunit C, producing the protein MADTATITQLLTQRFPGQVTALDMVPPQTAATVDPAIVSELFAFLAENADLKMNYLSAISGIDRTDHIEIVYFVSSLEYKHKLTVKTRVERIGGKINSIQHILPAANWFEREIWELFGVDFVGHPDLRRFLLPDDWNQGNPMLRDWEGEDFIRMPEVQ; encoded by the coding sequence GTGGCTGACACCGCGACCATCACCCAGCTTCTCACCCAGCGCTTTCCCGGACAAGTCACCGCGCTGGATATGGTGCCGCCGCAAACAGCCGCCACCGTCGATCCCGCGATCGTGTCCGAATTGTTCGCCTTCCTGGCGGAAAATGCGGACTTAAAGATGAATTACCTCTCAGCAATCTCCGGCATTGATCGCACCGATCACATTGAAATCGTCTATTTTGTTTCCTCACTGGAATACAAGCACAAGTTGACCGTCAAAACCAGAGTCGAGCGTATCGGCGGCAAGATCAATTCGATTCAGCACATCCTGCCGGCGGCCAATTGGTTCGAACGCGAAATCTGGGAATTGTTCGGCGTCGACTTCGTTGGCCATCCGGATTTGCGCCGTTTCCTCCTGCCGGATGACTGGAATCAGGGCAACCCGATGCTGCGGGATTGGGAAGGTGAGGACTTTATCAGGATGCCTGAAGTACAATGA
- a CDS encoding NADH-quinone oxidoreductase subunit B gives MGVISKLPVVLERMPMGTVVATSLEKVLNEGRASSLWYLLFGTACCAIEMMCTGASRYDFDRFGMFFRASPRQADLMFVAGTITHKMAPRVKLLYEQMAEPRYVIAMGGCACNGGPFHYDTYAVLKGVDKVIPVDVYLPGCPPRPESLLEACLKLQQKIKKQKLGEWSSDIRG, from the coding sequence ATGGGCGTGATTTCGAAGCTGCCGGTCGTCCTCGAACGCATGCCGATGGGAACGGTCGTCGCTACCTCTTTGGAGAAGGTTCTCAACGAGGGTCGCGCTTCGTCCCTTTGGTACCTGCTCTTTGGCACCGCCTGTTGCGCGATCGAGATGATGTGCACCGGTGCGTCACGCTATGACTTTGATCGCTTCGGCATGTTCTTCCGCGCCTCGCCGCGCCAGGCTGATCTGATGTTCGTCGCCGGTACCATTACGCACAAGATGGCTCCGCGCGTCAAGCTGCTCTATGAGCAGATGGCTGAGCCGCGCTATGTCATCGCCATGGGCGGTTGCGCCTGCAACGGCGGCCCCTTCCATTACGATACTTATGCTGTCCTCAAGGGCGTCGATAAGGTCATTCCTGTAGATGTCTACCTGCCGGGCTGCCCGCCGCGCCCCGAATCGCTGCTTGAGGCTTGTCTGAAACTCCAGCAGAAGATCAAAAAGCAGAAACTGGGAGAATGGAGTTCCGACATCCGTGGCTGA
- the ndhC gene encoding NADH-quinone oxidoreductase subunit A, with translation MNLGSFAPVGIFLILGVVFVLITLWIAKLVRPHRPSDPKLSNYECGEKPIGTAWIQYNPRFYIFALLFVIFDVEVIFLFPWAVVYRSLGLFALIEMLIFIGILLIGLVWAWKKGVLKWA, from the coding sequence ATGAACTTGGGAAGCTTTGCCCCTGTCGGCATATTCTTGATACTTGGGGTAGTTTTCGTCCTGATTACACTCTGGATCGCCAAACTTGTCCGTCCTCACCGCCCGTCAGATCCAAAGCTCTCCAACTATGAATGTGGCGAAAAACCGATCGGCACTGCTTGGATTCAATACAACCCTCGATTCTATATCTTTGCACTCCTGTTTGTGATATTTGATGTGGAAGTTATCTTCCTCTTCCCGTGGGCCGTCGTCTACCGGTCGCTCGGTCTCTTTGCGCTGATCGAGATGCTGATATTCATCGGCATCCTCCTGATCGGACTAGTCTGGGCCTGGAAGAAGGGAGTACTGAAATGGGCGTGA
- a CDS encoding tail fiber domain-containing protein, translated as MQRSVSSIAVGLLVIGLLISSATATVPVLIGHSGRLLDSDDAPISGTIDITYAIFETPAGGTALWTETHPNVAVTNGLFSVTLGSIVPLTTDIVAGSGGGGGGAIALERYLEVRIGGDPPISPRTRLAAAPYAVAAGRVDGDIKTGPGIVIVGDTMSNAYATFGEKVQAGLHAAGSALASGAALITSECESGSGNARLAIKTKGTSAHRSVVSSTNQDSATTVVEADLDGDGIAENSVSSSVDGSGANRRVESLSIGSSGEDGVEVTLRCKPDSVIEMSSLSEGLTVMSSYTAKQGSTGRTKRTAAFALDGSRSQDDEVVSIFGGAQRRLEVHNIGSSGQDGISELRCTPDSIVAENSVVVAGEVVTQSYTARQGKTGSASGKRTINPGGGSSETEEVCDTGGVSLKLKIDSTPARISTNITIGKQTQSASFGQRYDSDGDGIPEGEIAQSVTPTTCGVAINQKGTGADKNRVVIQTTSSGLSPGASTALQSDSDGDSVPESEIAQFVTPTTCGVAINQKGTGAAKGRTIGSSCDDSSAVQVIEVDDDGDGIVEGRGIISVKAATGTGSTSASSHLSCDPNEDGTPDSEISQIVTPTTCSVAIKSKGTGADKNRTISSSCDGDEALHVLTADDDNDGLIDRGVTSSVDTATAQVVASGSDIGVAMKVKNKGVVKGNVTVNNANKVMIDFDSDGLGYVDSSLGVGVAPSHRIDVAGGAYCDGTDWVNASDANAKENFKKVNGAELLDQIADLEITKWNYRGDAGSQHIGPTAQDFQKAFGVGSDGKSISTIDPSGIALAAIKELYAQLKQKDQEVEALRQELAKLRRELKK; from the coding sequence ATGCAGCGTTCGGTTAGCAGTATTGCGGTCGGTCTGCTCGTGATTGGGCTATTGATTTCTTCAGCGACAGCGACGGTGCCGGTTTTGATTGGACATTCAGGTCGATTGCTCGACAGCGACGACGCGCCAATCAGCGGGACGATTGACATCACCTACGCGATCTTTGAAACACCGGCGGGCGGTACGGCGTTGTGGACCGAAACGCATCCCAACGTGGCGGTCACCAACGGTTTGTTCAGCGTCACCTTAGGTTCGATTGTGCCACTGACGACGGACATTGTTGCCGGCAGCGGCGGTGGCGGCGGCGGAGCAATCGCGCTCGAACGATATCTTGAGGTTCGGATTGGCGGCGATCCGCCGATTTCGCCGCGGACCCGCCTGGCGGCGGCGCCGTATGCGGTAGCGGCGGGAAGAGTTGACGGCGACATCAAGACGGGACCGGGGATCGTTATAGTTGGCGATACAATGAGCAACGCCTATGCGACCTTCGGAGAGAAGGTACAGGCCGGGCTTCATGCTGCCGGCAGCGCGCTTGCTTCGGGCGCAGCATTGATCACGAGCGAGTGTGAATCCGGCAGTGGGAATGCGCGGCTGGCAATCAAGACCAAGGGGACGAGCGCTCATCGATCAGTCGTCAGCTCGACGAACCAGGACTCGGCCACGACGGTCGTGGAGGCCGACCTTGACGGCGACGGCATCGCGGAGAACAGTGTTTCTTCGAGTGTTGATGGCAGTGGCGCGAATCGCCGAGTTGAGAGTCTCAGCATTGGCTCCAGCGGCGAGGACGGCGTGGAAGTCACTCTGCGCTGCAAGCCCGATTCGGTGATTGAAATGAGTTCCCTGTCCGAAGGATTGACGGTCATGTCGTCCTATACTGCCAAGCAGGGTTCGACCGGCCGGACCAAGCGTACGGCTGCCTTCGCTCTTGACGGTTCGCGCTCGCAGGACGACGAAGTCGTCAGCATCTTTGGTGGCGCACAGCGAAGACTGGAAGTACACAACATTGGATCGAGCGGTCAGGACGGCATTTCCGAGTTGCGCTGCACGCCCGATTCGATTGTGGCCGAGAACAGCGTTGTGGTTGCCGGCGAAGTCGTAACGCAGTCGTATACGGCCAGACAGGGCAAGACCGGCTCGGCGAGCGGAAAGCGGACCATCAACCCGGGCGGCGGGAGCAGTGAAACTGAAGAGGTTTGCGACACGGGCGGGGTCTCATTGAAGTTGAAAATTGATTCTACTCCAGCGCGGATCAGTACCAATATTACAATTGGCAAGCAGACCCAGAGCGCGAGCTTCGGGCAGAGATATGATAGTGACGGCGACGGGATTCCCGAGGGCGAGATTGCACAGAGTGTGACACCGACGACCTGCGGCGTCGCGATCAATCAGAAAGGCACCGGCGCGGACAAGAACCGCGTCGTCATCCAGACGACGTCCTCTGGATTAAGTCCCGGTGCATCGACAGCGCTTCAGTCGGATTCTGATGGCGACAGCGTGCCGGAAAGCGAGATCGCTCAGTTCGTGACGCCAACGACTTGTGGCGTCGCGATCAATCAAAAGGGAACGGGCGCGGCGAAGGGCCGGACAATCGGCAGTTCTTGTGATGACAGCTCCGCGGTTCAGGTGATCGAAGTTGATGACGACGGAGATGGAATTGTCGAAGGCCGCGGGATTATCAGCGTGAAGGCGGCGACAGGCACGGGTTCAACGTCGGCCTCCAGCCATTTAAGCTGTGATCCCAACGAAGACGGCACGCCCGACAGCGAGATTTCGCAGATTGTGACGCCGACAACCTGCTCCGTCGCGATCAAATCGAAGGGCACTGGAGCGGACAAGAACCGCACGATTAGTTCGAGCTGTGACGGCGATGAGGCACTCCACGTTCTGACGGCGGATGACGACAACGATGGGTTGATTGACCGGGGCGTGACGAGTTCAGTTGATACGGCGACGGCCCAGGTGGTTGCCAGCGGCAGCGATATTGGCGTGGCAATGAAGGTCAAGAACAAAGGCGTGGTCAAAGGCAACGTCACCGTCAATAATGCGAACAAAGTGATGATTGATTTCGACTCTGACGGGCTGGGTTATGTCGACAGCTCGCTGGGCGTCGGAGTTGCTCCCAGCCATCGAATCGACGTCGCCGGCGGCGCATACTGCGACGGCACCGACTGGGTAAACGCTTCAGATGCCAATGCCAAGGAGAATTTTAAAAAGGTAAACGGCGCGGAGCTGCTGGATCAGATCGCCGACCTCGAAATCACCAAGTGGAATTACCGAGGTGATGCCGGATCTCAGCACATCGGGCCGACGGCGCAGGATTTTCAGAAAGCGTTCGGTGTGGGGTCGGATGGAAAGTCGATTTCGACGATTGATCCATCCGGGATCGCGCTGGCGGCAATCAAGGAACTGTATGCGCAGTTAAAGCAGAAGGATCAGGAAGTAGAAGCGCTGCGCCAGGAATTGGCGAAGCTGCGGCGCGAACTGAAGAAGTAA
- the mtaB gene encoding tRNA (N(6)-L-threonylcarbamoyladenosine(37)-C(2))-methylthiotransferase MtaB, whose protein sequence is MPKASLHTLGCRLNQAETAIIANSLAARGYEIVEFGETAEVTVINTCTVTEQADAKCRQAVRQALRVNPAAFVAVVGCYAQHSVSAIAAIPGVDLVIGNEHKLRVGEFLGTLQKRPAAEIVHSLRLPETEFTIETAGLYSFNTRANLKIQDGCNHFCSFCIIPTVRGRARSRQFEDIMREARSLAAAGHRELVLTGVNIGTYKNDGKTLLKIIEGLETVDGVERIRISSIEPTTIGMELVRYMATSPKLCRYLHIPIQSGDDRILRAMRRKHTIAPFAKFIEWTVKQVPEIGLGTDVMVGFPGETDQEFANTREMLTELPFAYFHVFTYSDRPGTPSYALKPKVPHQVKKERTRNLIELSARKRRAFGAAYLGRTAEVLFETIEGERWAGYTDNYLRVHVDSETPLENQVLPIRLTALSRDGLIGEVATGSKATVA, encoded by the coding sequence GTGCCAAAAGCATCATTACATACTTTGGGCTGCCGACTGAATCAGGCGGAGACGGCGATCATCGCCAACAGCCTGGCCGCACGCGGATACGAGATCGTCGAGTTCGGCGAGACCGCAGAAGTGACGGTGATCAACACCTGCACGGTGACTGAGCAGGCGGACGCCAAGTGCCGGCAGGCGGTACGGCAGGCGCTGCGGGTAAATCCGGCAGCCTTCGTGGCCGTCGTCGGGTGTTATGCGCAGCACAGCGTCAGCGCCATCGCGGCAATTCCGGGGGTGGACTTGGTGATCGGGAATGAGCATAAGCTGCGGGTGGGGGAATTCCTCGGTACGTTGCAGAAGCGACCGGCGGCGGAGATCGTTCATTCGCTGCGTTTGCCGGAGACCGAATTCACGATCGAGACGGCCGGGCTGTATAGCTTCAACACACGCGCGAACCTGAAGATTCAGGACGGGTGCAATCACTTCTGTTCCTTTTGCATTATCCCAACGGTGCGCGGGCGGGCCCGAAGCCGGCAATTTGAGGATATCATGCGCGAGGCGCGCAGTCTGGCAGCGGCGGGACATCGCGAATTGGTGCTGACGGGCGTGAACATCGGTACCTACAAAAACGACGGCAAGACGCTGCTGAAGATCATCGAGGGGCTGGAGACCGTTGACGGGGTGGAACGAATCCGGATCAGCTCGATCGAGCCGACGACGATCGGCATGGAGCTGGTGCGGTACATGGCGACTTCGCCGAAGCTGTGCCGCTACCTGCACATCCCGATCCAGAGCGGCGATGACCGGATTTTGCGCGCGATGCGGCGTAAGCACACGATCGCGCCGTTTGCGAAGTTCATCGAATGGACGGTCAAGCAAGTGCCCGAGATCGGACTCGGTACGGACGTGATGGTGGGCTTCCCCGGCGAAACGGATCAGGAGTTTGCCAACACCCGCGAGATGCTGACCGAGCTGCCGTTTGCCTATTTCCATGTCTTCACTTATTCCGACCGGCCGGGCACGCCGTCGTACGCGTTGAAACCGAAGGTTCCCCATCAAGTCAAGAAGGAGCGGACGCGGAACTTGATCGAGTTGAGCGCGCGGAAGCGGCGGGCATTCGGCGCCGCCTATCTCGGACGAACGGCTGAAGTGTTGTTTGAGACGATCGAAGGCGAGCGTTGGGCGGGCTATACAGACAATTATCTGCGCGTGCATGTTGACAGCGAAACGCCGCTGGAGAATCAGGTTCTGCCGATACGTTTGACTGCCCTTTCAAGAGACGGCCTGATCGGCGAAGTCGCGACGGGCTCCAAGGCGACGGTAGCATAA